The proteins below are encoded in one region of Betaproteobacteria bacterium:
- the pedF gene encoding cytochrome c-550 PedF, with product MTHPFRYIGAVAAALLISTAATQAFAHGDVVPHAVDTTGLKDLGADFLKSNPYRKDKTAIKIGDSAFNQNCARCHGLGAISGGIAPDLRYLPLGDEGDEVFLPRIRKGAVRDGRVYMPPFEGILSQEAMWAIRTWLETVHEE from the coding sequence GTGACCCATCCCTTCCGCTACATCGGCGCCGTGGCCGCCGCCCTTCTCATCAGCACGGCTGCAACGCAGGCATTTGCTCACGGCGACGTCGTGCCGCATGCTGTCGATACCACTGGTCTGAAAGATCTCGGTGCCGATTTCCTGAAGAGTAATCCTTATCGTAAAGATAAGACCGCAATCAAGATAGGAGATTCAGCTTTTAATCAGAATTGCGCTCGCTGCCACGGCCTCGGTGCCATTTCCGGCGGTATCGCACCTGACTTGCGCTACCTGCCGCTCGGCGACGAAGGTGACGAAGTATTCCTGCCGCGTATCCGCAAGGGTGCTGTGCGTGACGGCCGTGTTTACATGCCCCCGTTTGAGGGTATCCTGAGTCAGGAAGCCATGTGGGCTATCCGTACCTGGCTGGAAACCGTCCATGAAGAATGA
- a CDS encoding sigma-54-dependent Fis family transcriptional regulator yields the protein MGQIQLLDEVHAERLQQARHLFFDQGDLPEGLVDPLIVRSWERCRRFGIGETSMTPTTNAMDRIALKTEQERNRFLLAQGRPIMEHVFEQIRESGSMVILADANGLLLETVGDADFVNRADRVALAAGASWDENLRGTNAIGTALSEEAPVAVLGAEHFLEHNSFLTCCASPIFGPDGRLLGVLDISGDYRSQQHHTLGLARLSSSIIEKRLFESVHARDILVCFHSRADYLGSPKEGIAAVSPDGQVLAMNRAGTAILGIRQVDAVRRDFSMVFENNLSSLVDRIRNGSLTTCEINIGGKPVQVQLRGQLPPMVVAGRVFDDAVPARTQRRPDTPPAPTQTLDTLNTGDPRLQAAIDRARRIIGRDIPILIQGESGAGKEMFAKGFHNSGPRASSPFVALNCASIPETLIESELFGYQGGAFTGARKEGAPGKIQQAHGGTLFLDEIGDMPLNLQARLLRVLQERCVTPLGSTRAIQVDISLVCATHRKLREEVARGSFREDLYYRLNGMSVTLPPLRERTDIRALVAKIAEAETKTRQQPVRFSEGAQQAIENYGWPGNIRQLFNVIRVAIALLDDDETLITESQLPEELFEADPIAAAGNQAEFDPWAAAPLEGASSLDAISRQAAMRALDAAGGNISSAARQLGISRNTLYRKLGRM from the coding sequence ATGGGACAAATTCAACTACTGGATGAGGTTCATGCCGAGCGCCTGCAACAGGCGCGGCACCTTTTCTTTGATCAGGGTGATTTGCCGGAAGGCTTGGTTGATCCGCTGATCGTTCGGTCGTGGGAGCGCTGTCGGCGTTTCGGCATCGGCGAAACGTCGATGACCCCGACCACCAATGCGATGGATCGCATTGCCCTGAAAACCGAGCAGGAGCGCAACCGTTTTTTGCTCGCCCAGGGGCGGCCGATCATGGAACACGTATTCGAGCAAATCCGTGAATCCGGCAGCATGGTCATCCTGGCCGACGCCAATGGCTTGTTGCTGGAAACGGTCGGCGATGCCGATTTCGTCAATCGGGCAGATCGTGTTGCTTTGGCGGCCGGCGCCTCGTGGGATGAGAACCTGCGCGGCACCAACGCGATCGGGACGGCACTGTCGGAAGAAGCCCCGGTAGCCGTACTCGGCGCCGAGCACTTTCTTGAACACAACAGTTTCCTGACTTGCTGCGCCAGCCCGATTTTCGGACCGGATGGCCGACTGCTTGGGGTCCTCGACATTTCCGGCGACTATCGCAGCCAGCAGCACCACACGCTGGGCCTGGCGCGGCTGTCATCGTCCATTATCGAAAAGCGGCTGTTCGAGTCAGTGCACGCCCGCGACATCCTGGTCTGCTTCCACAGCCGCGCCGATTATCTCGGCAGCCCAAAGGAAGGCATCGCTGCCGTCTCGCCGGACGGCCAGGTACTGGCAATGAATCGCGCCGGTACGGCAATCCTCGGCATCCGTCAGGTTGATGCGGTGCGTCGCGATTTCAGCATGGTTTTCGAAAACAACCTATCCTCGCTCGTCGACCGCATACGCAACGGTTCGCTAACAACCTGCGAAATCAACATCGGGGGAAAACCCGTTCAGGTTCAGTTGCGCGGCCAGTTGCCACCGATGGTCGTAGCAGGCCGAGTATTTGACGATGCCGTTCCGGCTCGCACTCAACGCCGGCCTGATACGCCGCCCGCTCCGACGCAGACACTGGACACCCTCAATACCGGCGATCCCCGGCTGCAGGCAGCGATTGACCGGGCTCGACGCATTATTGGCCGTGACATTCCCATCCTGATTCAGGGTGAATCCGGGGCCGGCAAGGAAATGTTTGCCAAGGGTTTTCACAACAGCGGACCGCGGGCAAGCAGCCCGTTCGTAGCACTGAACTGTGCCTCCATTCCGGAAACGCTGATCGAGTCCGAACTGTTCGGCTACCAGGGCGGCGCCTTTACCGGCGCCCGCAAGGAAGGCGCGCCGGGCAAAATCCAGCAGGCCCACGGCGGCACCCTTTTCCTCGACGAAATCGGCGACATGCCACTCAACCTTCAGGCACGCCTGCTACGCGTCCTGCAGGAACGTTGTGTCACGCCGCTGGGCAGCACCCGGGCGATCCAGGTCGATATCTCACTGGTCTGCGCAACCCACCGGAAGTTGCGCGAAGAGGTCGCTCGCGGCAGTTTCCGCGAAGACCTTTATTACCGACTGAACGGCATGAGCGTCACCCTGCCACCGCTGCGGGAGCGCACTGACATCCGGGCGCTGGTCGCCAAGATTGCCGAGGCGGAAACAAAAACCCGCCAACAGCCTGTCCGCTTTTCGGAGGGCGCTCAGCAAGCGATCGAAAACTACGGTTGGCCAGGCAATATCCGCCAGCTGTTCAACGTCATTCGGGTGGCAATTGCCCTGCTTGATGACGATGAAACGCTGATCACGGAAAGCCAGTTGCCGGAAGAGCTGTTCGAAGCCGATCCAATTGCTGCTGCCGGCAACCAGGCAGAGTTTGACCCATGGGCAGCCGCCCCGCTTGAAGGCGCCAGCAGCCTGGACGCCATCAGCCGACAGGCAGCCATGCGGGCGCTGGACGCTGCCGGCGGCAATATCTCCTCGGCTGCCCGTCAGCTCGGCATTAGCCGAAACACGCTGTATCGCAAGCTGGGGCGGATGTAA
- a CDS encoding SirB2 family protein, with product MSYYVLKHLHVTCVVLSGLGFCLRGWWMLNESPLRLHCLTRILPHVVDSLLLGSALTMAWMSGQYPFVNGWLTAKLFGLIAYILLGMTALKRGRTMAIRARFFGLAVLAYLYIVSVALTRSPLLGL from the coding sequence GTGAGCTACTACGTACTGAAACATCTCCATGTCACGTGTGTTGTGCTTAGCGGGCTGGGGTTTTGTTTGCGCGGCTGGTGGATGCTGAACGAATCGCCGCTACGCCTGCATTGCCTGACGAGAATTCTGCCGCATGTGGTTGATTCACTGCTGCTTGGCAGCGCGTTGACCATGGCCTGGATGAGTGGCCAGTATCCATTCGTGAATGGCTGGCTGACGGCCAAGTTGTTCGGCCTGATCGCCTACATCCTGCTGGGCATGACGGCGCTGAAGCGCGGCCGGACCATGGCGATCCGGGCGCGCTTCTTCGGCCTGGCGGTGCTGGCCTATCTGTACATCGTCAGCGTTGCGTTGACGCGCAGCCCGCTGCTGGGACTCTAG
- a CDS encoding sulfurtransferase TusA family protein, whose amino-acid sequence MTHAKTPHVVDARYMEPPGPFVATMEMLDTLQVGEKMLLLLFREPHPLYKVLRQNGHDYEIELLPDGTFEILISR is encoded by the coding sequence ATGACTCACGCCAAGACCCCGCACGTGGTCGACGCACGCTATATGGAGCCACCAGGCCCGTTTGTCGCAACGATGGAAATGCTCGACACCTTGCAAGTCGGCGAAAAGATGTTGCTGCTGTTGTTTCGCGAGCCTCATCCGCTTTATAAGGTCTTGCGCCAGAACGGCCATGATTACGAGATCGAGTTATTGCCTGATGGCACGTTTGAAATCCTGATCTCGCGCTGA
- a CDS encoding hemerythrin domain-containing protein encodes MTTIRSFMTDDHRHCDDLFAEAEQAVAKKDMVLARTAFGRFQSAMLAHFDGEEKTLFTAFEAKTGMSTGPTRMMRMEHEQIRGLMNDAVDALKAGKSEDYLGLADTLVIMMQQHNMKEENILYPMCDQHLSDELPTVLERLEAELCEQ; translated from the coding sequence ATGACGACCATTCGCAGCTTTATGACCGATGATCATCGCCATTGCGATGATCTTTTTGCCGAGGCCGAGCAGGCCGTTGCCAAGAAAGACATGGTGCTTGCCCGTACTGCTTTCGGGCGTTTTCAGTCAGCGATGCTGGCGCACTTCGATGGCGAGGAAAAGACGCTATTTACGGCTTTCGAGGCCAAAACCGGCATGAGCACGGGACCGACCCGGATGATGCGCATGGAACACGAGCAGATTCGTGGCTTGATGAATGACGCGGTCGACGCGCTAAAAGCGGGTAAATCGGAAGATTATCTGGGCCTGGCCGATACACTGGTCATCATGATGCAACAGCACAACATGAAGGAGGAGAACATTCTCTATCCGATGTGCGACCAGCATTTGTCCGATGAACTGCCCACCGTTCTCGAACGCCTCGAAGCCGAGCTCTGCGAACAATGA
- a CDS encoding MBL fold metallo-hydrolase translates to MKTTKTIFQEGNHKWIAIVRDPEKPNYLIDTNEYLVTHGGQGLLLDPGGAEIFPAVFSALSSEFDPSALAGVFASHQDPDICSSLALWLEFNPKMRCHVSWLWGSFIPHFGGAAETFSMIPDEGSDISLDGLILRAVPAHYLHSSGNFNLYDKVAKVLFSGDIGAALLPPAEDGLFVENFDTHIRHAEGFHKRWMGSNEAKRRWCERVAQMEIDMLCPQHGAIYQGADVQRFINWFDELQVGIVSS, encoded by the coding sequence GTGAAAACGACAAAAACAATCTTTCAGGAAGGCAATCACAAATGGATCGCCATCGTTCGCGATCCTGAAAAGCCGAATTACCTGATCGACACCAACGAATACCTGGTCACCCATGGCGGGCAAGGTTTGCTGCTCGATCCGGGCGGTGCCGAAATCTTCCCCGCGGTTTTCTCGGCGCTGTCGTCGGAGTTCGACCCTTCAGCACTGGCCGGCGTTTTTGCCTCGCACCAGGATCCGGATATCTGTTCATCGCTGGCCCTGTGGCTGGAATTCAATCCCAAGATGCGCTGCCACGTCAGCTGGCTTTGGGGGAGCTTCATTCCTCACTTTGGCGGTGCTGCCGAAACGTTCTCGATGATTCCCGACGAAGGCAGTGATATTTCGCTGGATGGCCTGATATTACGGGCTGTTCCGGCGCACTACCTGCATTCTTCAGGGAATTTCAATCTCTATGACAAGGTCGCCAAGGTGCTGTTTTCCGGTGACATTGGCGCAGCGCTGCTGCCGCCGGCCGAAGATGGTCTTTTCGTTGAAAATTTCGATACGCACATTCGCCATGCCGAAGGCTTCCACAAACGCTGGATGGGCTCGAATGAAGCCAAGCGCCGCTGGTGCGAGCGGGTGGCGCAAATGGAGATCGACATGCTTTGTCCGCAGCATGGTGCCATCTATCAGGGGGCCGATGTACAGCGTTTTATCAACTGGTTTGATGAGTTGCAGGTCGGCATTGTCAGCAGCTGA
- a CDS encoding chemotaxis protein, producing the protein MSTVLSMTASKAPQAGVDLLRIVRINEEIKSVVGVAFKINIMALNAIFLAKRAGTAARGFGVLSNELRVFSQDLRDCMGSLTSLIHGCVNEVSLVLQDIRHTRLLRQAAELSPKSQAVAVLADRELKNAKQTQKMASLRKQLKRALEDAFQMVELGGVLAKSAKIEAAYGQSFAVPLAQVSGEFDTIVEEIRASLESLRRSAFFTGN; encoded by the coding sequence ATGAGCACTGTATTGAGCATGACAGCAAGCAAGGCGCCGCAGGCGGGCGTCGACCTGTTGCGCATCGTGCGCATCAACGAGGAAATCAAGTCGGTTGTTGGTGTCGCGTTCAAGATCAATATCATGGCCTTGAACGCGATTTTTCTCGCCAAGCGGGCTGGTACGGCAGCGCGGGGCTTTGGGGTGCTCTCCAACGAGCTGCGCGTTTTTTCGCAGGACCTGCGTGACTGCATGGGGTCGCTGACCAGCCTGATTCATGGCTGCGTCAATGAGGTTTCGCTGGTGCTGCAGGACATCCGCCATACACGTCTGTTGCGGCAGGCCGCCGAGTTGTCGCCGAAATCGCAGGCGGTTGCCGTCCTGGCTGACCGCGAGCTTAAAAATGCCAAGCAGACCCAAAAGATGGCCAGCCTTCGCAAGCAGCTCAAGCGGGCGCTTGAAGATGCCTTTCAAATGGTCGAGCTGGGCGGGGTACTCGCCAAGTCGGCCAAGATTGAAGCGGCCTATGGTCAATCCTTTGCGGTGCCGCTGGCGCAGGTTTCCGGTGAGTTCGATACCATTGTCGAAGAAATCCGCGCCTCGCTGGAATCGCTGCGCCGGTCGGCCTTTTTTACCGGAAACTGA
- a CDS encoding alpha/beta fold hydrolase, with protein sequence MSNGSTHHNGIDISHLSPVESLGKIFSNSIDPYGVTTSMLNAQMAWMMHPQELARACNALSGDLLSLQSHVLRRAMGIQSTDVIQPNVDDARFADPIWTESPTWDIVKEWYIAFTHRLEDMYFETPGLSDKERRRSAFWLRNWLNMVAPTNFFMLNPVAMRRFVETNGDSLRQGWENFQRDFEAKNIQMVEPDAFKVGEDLATTPGKVVFRNRLVELIHYTPTTEKVREMPIVIITPWINKFYILDLTAKKSMVKHLTDQGFSVFITSWKNPGEDLGDIRFDDYLLEGVNEVVRVAGEFCKVPKVHLVGYCIGGTLVSTYMAWANKRFGKDDVPVAHWTLFTTLTDFAHPGDIDVFIDEACIGALEDSMAKKGYLDGSEMASSFRMLRSNPLIWHYWEYSYLRGEPLKPFDVLFWNMDTTRMPQAMHSYYLREFYLENNLIKRDKLTLAGESIDLDEVVQPLYAVTAEDDHIAPWKQCYRIRKYINVAAPVRFVLSTSGHILGIVNPPANPPKRAYWIGEPVRNEHWEHWLERAEKKQGTWWEDWTSWLGERTGNLVNAYPAANRKFPALAAAPGAYVYEK encoded by the coding sequence ATGTCCAATGGATCTACCCACCACAACGGAATCGATATCAGCCACTTGAGCCCGGTCGAGTCGCTTGGCAAGATTTTTAGCAACTCGATCGATCCCTATGGTGTCACCACCTCGATGCTCAATGCGCAGATGGCCTGGATGATGCACCCGCAGGAACTGGCGCGGGCCTGTAATGCGCTGTCAGGGGACCTGCTCTCCCTGCAATCCCATGTGTTGCGCCGGGCAATGGGCATCCAGTCGACCGATGTCATCCAGCCTAATGTTGACGATGCGCGCTTTGCCGATCCGATTTGGACCGAGTCGCCGACTTGGGATATCGTCAAGGAGTGGTATATCGCTTTTACGCACCGTCTTGAGGACATGTATTTCGAGACGCCGGGGCTGTCCGACAAGGAGCGTCGTCGCTCCGCCTTCTGGCTGCGCAACTGGCTGAACATGGTGGCGCCGACCAACTTTTTCATGCTCAATCCGGTCGCCATGCGCCGCTTTGTTGAAACCAACGGCGACAGCCTCCGTCAGGGTTGGGAAAATTTCCAGCGCGACTTTGAGGCCAAGAACATCCAGATGGTCGAGCCCGATGCCTTCAAGGTAGGCGAGGATCTGGCCACGACACCGGGCAAGGTGGTTTTCCGCAATCGGCTGGTTGAACTGATTCACTACACGCCGACCACGGAAAAAGTTCGCGAGATGCCGATTGTCATCATCACGCCGTGGATCAACAAGTTCTACATTCTTGACCTGACGGCCAAGAAGAGCATGGTCAAGCACCTGACCGACCAAGGATTCTCCGTGTTCATCACCAGCTGGAAGAACCCTGGCGAGGATCTGGGCGACATCCGCTTCGATGACTATCTGCTCGAAGGGGTAAACGAGGTGGTGCGCGTTGCCGGAGAATTCTGCAAGGTGCCCAAGGTGCATCTGGTTGGCTACTGCATCGGTGGGACGCTGGTCAGTACCTACATGGCGTGGGCCAACAAGCGCTTTGGCAAGGACGATGTGCCGGTCGCGCACTGGACCTTGTTTACCACCCTGACCGATTTTGCCCATCCCGGCGATATCGACGTTTTCATCGACGAAGCCTGTATTGGTGCGCTGGAAGACTCGATGGCCAAGAAGGGCTATCTGGATGGCAGCGAAATGGCCAGTTCCTTCCGCATGTTGCGCTCGAACCCGCTGATCTGGCATTACTGGGAATACAGCTATCTGCGTGGCGAGCCCTTGAAGCCGTTTGATGTGCTTTTCTGGAACATGGATACGACGCGCATGCCGCAGGCCATGCACTCCTATTACCTGCGCGAGTTCTACCTGGAAAACAACCTGATCAAGCGCGACAAGCTGACGCTTGCCGGCGAGTCCATTGACCTCGATGAAGTTGTTCAGCCGCTCTATGCGGTAACGGCCGAAGACGACCACATTGCACCGTGGAAGCAGTGCTACCGCATCCGCAAGTACATCAATGTGGCAGCGCCGGTGCGTTTCGTGCTGTCGACGTCCGGTCATATTCTCGGCATCGTCAATCCACCCGCCAACCCACCGAAACGCGCTTACTGGATCGGCGAGCCGGTGCGTAACGAGCATTGGGAACACTGGCTGGAACGCGCCGAGAAAAAGCAGGGTACCTGGTGGGAGGACTGGACGAGCTGGCTCGGCGAGCGAACGGGTAATCTGGTCAATGCCTACCCGGCGGCCAATCGCAAATTCCCGGCGCTGGCTGCTGCTCCGGGTGCCTACGTTTACGAAAAATAA
- a CDS encoding MBL fold metallo-hydrolase, with product MRLGFLGAAGEVTGSCTLVEAGNARFLVDCGMFQGGREARQKNQKALNFGFDVRKIDFVLLTHAHIDHSGLLPRLSMLGYRGPVYATQATIDLLEVLLPDSAHIQEKEAEWQLRHRRRGGKDERGVQPPLYTVAQALASLKLLRPVSYGQPEKTAENVNVIYRDAGHILGSASLEVIVTGEGKPRHLVFSGDIGMYDRPVLCDPAPSPVEADVLLIESTYGDRLHRSLPETEDEIVAAFERTRAAKGNLIIPAFAVGRTQEIIYMLADLVRRKRLSPLKVYVDSPMANAATRITLANQDLLDPETRELIAWLKAHPKQMNLELVADVERSIALNDIRSGAVIISASGMCEAGRIKYHLRENLPRSECSILIAGFQAAGTLGRRLVDGARLVHIFGQPVPVRARIYTVGGLSAHADQSALLKWLGGFHSAPGHTFVVHGEAGASANFKRAIEGQLGWTDVQLPQPGEFVTL from the coding sequence ATGCGTCTCGGATTTCTTGGAGCAGCAGGAGAAGTGACTGGTTCCTGCACCCTGGTTGAAGCGGGTAATGCCCGTTTCCTGGTCGACTGCGGCATGTTTCAGGGCGGCCGCGAGGCGCGACAAAAGAACCAGAAGGCGCTCAATTTCGGTTTCGATGTCCGGAAGATTGATTTTGTCCTGCTGACCCATGCGCACATCGATCATTCAGGGTTGTTGCCGAGGCTGTCCATGCTGGGTTATCGCGGCCCGGTTTATGCCACGCAGGCAACGATAGACCTGCTCGAAGTGCTGCTCCCGGACAGCGCGCACATTCAGGAAAAGGAAGCCGAATGGCAGTTGCGCCATCGACGTCGTGGCGGCAAGGACGAGCGGGGCGTTCAGCCGCCGCTCTACACCGTGGCGCAGGCCCTGGCATCGTTGAAGCTGCTGCGACCGGTCAGCTACGGTCAACCGGAAAAAACGGCCGAAAACGTCAATGTGATTTACCGCGATGCCGGGCATATTCTCGGTTCCGCCTCGCTGGAGGTGATTGTTACCGGTGAAGGCAAGCCGCGCCACTTGGTCTTTTCAGGAGATATTGGCATGTACGACCGGCCGGTTCTCTGCGACCCGGCACCGTCGCCTGTTGAGGCCGACGTGCTGCTGATCGAATCGACCTACGGTGATCGCCTGCACCGTTCCTTGCCGGAAACGGAGGATGAAATCGTTGCCGCCTTCGAGCGGACCCGTGCGGCGAAGGGTAACCTGATCATTCCCGCCTTTGCGGTCGGGCGAACGCAAGAAATCATCTACATGTTGGCCGATCTGGTGCGCCGCAAGCGTTTGTCACCGCTGAAGGTTTATGTCGATTCGCCGATGGCGAATGCTGCCACGCGCATCACCCTGGCCAACCAGGATCTGCTCGACCCGGAAACGCGCGAGCTGATTGCCTGGTTGAAGGCGCATCCAAAACAGATGAACCTTGAGCTGGTGGCCGATGTCGAACGCTCCATCGCGCTGAACGACATTCGTAGTGGGGCGGTGATTATCTCGGCGAGTGGCATGTGCGAAGCAGGGCGGATCAAGTATCACCTGCGCGAAAACCTGCCACGCAGCGAATGCAGCATTTTGATTGCCGGCTTCCAGGCGGCGGGAACCCTGGGGCGGCGGTTGGTGGATGGGGCACGACTGGTGCATATTTTTGGCCAGCCGGTGCCGGTTCGGGCGCGCATTTATACGGTCGGTGGTTTGTCGGCGCATGCAGATCAGTCGGCATTGCTCAAGTGGCTGGGGGGATTTCACTCAGCGCCGGGGCATACATTTGTGGTTCATGGCGAGGCGGGGGCTTCGGCCAATTTCAAGCGTGCGATCGAAGGTCAGTTGGGATGGACGGATGTGCAATTGCCGCAGCCCGGTGAGTTTGTGACGCTTTAA
- a CDS encoding universal stress protein, with amino-acid sequence MFKHIFVPTDGSELSRATAQRAVSFAKETGARVTVFFAKPEYPIAYFGEGALIDPTTPDKFAELADQQATEYLGEVEKMCADAGVQCSTVTATSDVPYEAIIEAAEKSGCDLIFMASHGRRGISGFLLGSETNKVLTHSKVPVLVYR; translated from the coding sequence ATGTTCAAACATATTTTCGTTCCGACCGACGGTTCCGAACTCTCCCGTGCCACGGCGCAACGTGCCGTCTCCTTCGCCAAGGAAACCGGCGCTCGAGTCACCGTATTTTTTGCCAAGCCGGAATATCCGATCGCCTATTTTGGCGAAGGCGCTCTGATCGACCCGACGACGCCCGATAAATTCGCCGAACTGGCGGACCAGCAAGCGACCGAATATCTCGGCGAAGTCGAAAAAATGTGTGCCGATGCCGGCGTCCAGTGCAGCACGGTGACGGCAACCAGCGACGTGCCCTACGAAGCAATCATCGAAGCCGCCGAAAAATCCGGCTGCGACCTGATCTTCATGGCCTCGCACGGCCGGCGCGGCATCAGCGGCTTCTTGCTCGGCAGCGAGACCAACAAGGTGTTGACCCACTCCAAGGTGCCCGTCCTCGTCTACCGCTAA
- a CDS encoding ABC transporter permease — protein MGGFSLSNIFRLGLKELRSLAADKVLLGLIVWAFSGAIYEAATGVSQQLNNAPVAIVDEDMSPLSARLADALYPPYFRRPELIGLEQVDDAMNRNLYSFVLVIPSHFQRDISAWRQPEIQLNIDATVISQAFIGASYINNIVSGEVGEFLTGRRTSEESPIRLTARARFNPNLTGVWFGGVMEAINNVTMLTIILVGAAFIREREHGTIEHLLVMPLRPFEIMMAKIWANGLAVLVGVAFALWVMVRQVLQVPIMGSVALFLGATVFYLFSAASIGIFLGTLARSMPQFGLLTIITIVPLQLLSGGVTPQESMPAAIQTIMAATPTTYFVRLAQGILYRGAGLDVIWRDLLGMTAVGACFFTIALLRFRKAVTQTQV, from the coding sequence ATGGGCGGCTTTTCCCTGAGCAACATCTTCCGCCTCGGCCTCAAGGAGCTGCGCAGCCTGGCCGCCGACAAAGTTCTGCTCGGTCTGATCGTCTGGGCCTTTTCGGGCGCCATCTACGAGGCTGCCACCGGAGTGTCGCAGCAGCTCAACAATGCGCCGGTCGCCATTGTGGACGAAGACATGTCGCCACTGTCGGCCCGGCTGGCCGATGCGCTCTATCCACCGTATTTCCGGCGTCCCGAATTGATCGGGCTTGAGCAGGTCGACGATGCAATGAACCGAAACCTGTACTCTTTCGTGCTGGTCATTCCCAGCCATTTTCAGCGCGACATCAGCGCTTGGCGGCAGCCCGAAATCCAGCTCAATATCGACGCCACGGTGATCAGCCAGGCCTTCATCGGCGCCAGCTACATCAACAATATCGTTTCTGGCGAGGTGGGCGAATTCCTGACCGGGCGACGTACTAGCGAGGAGTCGCCGATACGCCTGACCGCCCGCGCCCGCTTCAACCCGAACCTCACTGGTGTCTGGTTTGGCGGCGTCATGGAGGCGATCAACAACGTCACCATGCTGACCATCATTCTGGTTGGTGCCGCGTTCATCCGGGAGCGCGAGCACGGCACGATCGAGCACCTGCTGGTCATGCCGTTGCGGCCGTTCGAGATCATGATGGCGAAGATCTGGGCCAACGGACTGGCCGTGCTGGTCGGTGTCGCCTTCGCGTTATGGGTCATGGTTCGGCAAGTTCTGCAGGTGCCGATTATGGGTTCGGTGGCGCTATTTCTCGGGGCAACCGTGTTTTATCTGTTCTCAGCGGCGTCGATCGGTATTTTCCTCGGCACGCTTGCGCGCTCAATGCCGCAATTCGGCCTGCTCACCATCATCACCATTGTTCCCTTGCAACTGCTTTCCGGTGGCGTGACGCCGCAGGAAAGCATGCCTGCGGCGATCCAAACCATCATGGCTGCAACGCCGACGACCTACTTCGTCCGTCTGGCCCAAGGCATTCTTTATCGAGGCGCCGGGCTGGATGTCATCTGGCGCGACCTGCTCGGCATGACGGCGGTTGGTGCCTGCTTTTTTACCATCGCGCTGCTGCGGTTTCGCAAGGCCGTGACGCAGACGCAGGTCTGA